A region of Leptospiraceae bacterium DNA encodes the following proteins:
- a CDS encoding serine/threonine-protein phosphatase produces MDDKENRNPEMFANLNDEIKGLIFPRDIKDENYEVASRIRHAYSLGGDLYSQLIDKNGNYWFAIGDASGHDLNSHLFSMMLMVQLSYYINLLETPREVSNAINHYLQQKRKSAASDITSYASLAILKADQEGNFTHYGQHPNFILFQSEEKKAEIIVTSGRFIGLEMEENRLNDLEGHFRMKKGDKLYLFTDGIFEQRNEEGKYFGYSLYQFISHHSEGIVENVADRLFQELDTFSGNKLDDDMTLMLISRK; encoded by the coding sequence ATGGACGATAAAGAAAATAGGAACCCGGAAATGTTTGCAAACCTGAATGATGAAATTAAAGGACTCATATTTCCCAGAGATATTAAAGATGAGAATTATGAAGTTGCCTCAAGGATTCGACACGCTTATTCGCTTGGAGGAGATTTATACAGCCAGTTAATTGATAAAAATGGAAATTACTGGTTTGCTATCGGAGATGCTTCCGGTCACGATTTAAATTCTCATTTATTCAGCATGATGCTTATGGTGCAGCTCAGCTATTACATCAACCTTCTGGAAACTCCACGAGAAGTCTCAAATGCCATTAATCACTACCTTCAACAAAAGAGAAAAAGTGCCGCTTCTGATATTACATCCTATGCCTCTCTCGCTATCTTAAAAGCAGATCAAGAAGGGAACTTTACCCACTATGGACAACATCCCAACTTTATCCTATTTCAATCAGAAGAAAAAAAAGCAGAAATTATTGTCACCTCAGGACGTTTTATAGGCTTAGAAATGGAAGAGAACAGGCTTAATGACCTTGAAGGACATTTCCGGATGAAAAAGGGCGACAAACTTTACCTGTTTACCGATGGAATTTTCGAACAGAGAAATGAAGAAGGTAAATATTTCGGTTACAGCCTCTACCAATTCATCAGTCATCATTCAGAAGGCATAGTAGAGAATGTGGCAGACAGACTTTTTCAAGAACTCGATACCTTCTCCGGAAATAAACTCGACGATGATATGACCCTGATGCTCATATCTCGTAAATAG